ATCaaagcaaagacacaaacagctgagtcacaaacacacttccaCCTAATTCATCTAAAAACTACAAGGTAAACAAGTTAACTGACATTTAATTCAAGGAGGACAGAGTATAAATATTTGACACAGCTGATTTAGTGGGTAGACATCTCAGCAGATTTCAAACATTCACTAACCCTCCCTAGAACTTGACTCAGGGGAATCCCTGCTGCCGTCGTTAAGTGCCGCTCCATTATTCCAGTTACTCTGAGAACAAATGTCTGATATCAAGCTGTGCAGAACTGAGCTGAGCAGGTCAACAGCTTTAAAAGCTCCAGGAGGATATAgtgtaaatatgtttctttaGGTTCGTTAATTGCAAATGATGAAATTCGATTTGTGTATCCAGACATAATAAAAGTGCACCCAAATCTGCATGGGTTGCTTTGGTAACAAAATATGCATAACTACTTTTGTGCTGtagcttcaaaaaaaaaaaaaaatctcactctCCAAACAATCACCCTGTCATGTAATGTTGCAGAATTCATCATCACTATGCGTCAGATTTAGAGGAACACAAGATGATTTGAAATCCAATTTGAGCAGCCAGAGGACTGATTTGAATTGCATTTCAAAGTGCATCAGATTTTATGCGTTTTCACTGTCCAGACATTCAAAACAATCTAGATAAAAGGGTTAGAAGAATTTGATAATTTTATGTACTGTAGTCATTAACATGTTCTACTTAGTACTAAATATTCACTCTACATTGTTATAAATGCATATTAAATCATTCCACTGCATTGTAAATTACTTTCCTACCTGACATGCGTCTACACAGCCGCCGAGCCCCGCACAGATCATGTCAGCAGAGACGTGGTTGCCGTACACTTCAGGTTTCCTACAAACTTCATGAGGAGTGAGTCTCACTCCAGCCTCTTGTAGACTGGAATACCCCTTTGCCTctgtcacataaaaacaaaagcaaagtgtAAAAACCTTTGCTGCGGACTGGGCTTTCAACTTATTTTCTTTACTTCCATGCTCCCATTACATGCGTGCTGTGATTTAATTTGTCAGATTAGATTCTCAGCACAGACTGGGTTTGATTGAGCCATCAAAAGTAGGAAAGGATAGTCCACACCATCAGAATCAATTTCAGCCAAGCTTTTACTAATACATTTCAATGCATCACTGTCTGGACAGAAAAGGTAAGGCTCTGCTATAAGAGGTCcacatcacaaaaataaatctttcatTATTATCTGCCACAAGTCTTCACTCACTCTCATACATGTGTCCCCAGCCACTAATAGTGCAGCAGTAGTGATCAGGAAATGTTGTGCTTTTGTCTGGGAGACAGATTGGCTGGATGAACGGTGTTCTCCTCACACACCGCCCCTCCTGCTTCTTCAGTTTGATCAGAACTGCCAAAAAGAAATATTAAGTTATGAAAATGACGAGAGGAGTTACAGCAATGAGGCAAGTGGTAGACTGAGAGACTCTGTGGCCAAATCAAACTGCCACAGTCAACTCTGTGTGGGTGTTCATGCGGgggaacacacagacacagctgttCAGTGACGCACAGCTGTGCACGCGGACTCAGGTCTTAAGCAaatttgtgtgtttctgaatATGGGCAAGATGCCCCTTGGTTTGCACGAGTCGTGTGTGAAATGAGTGATTACCAATGTCATGTAGAGTGGGATTAAACACAGAGAACTCTTTCGGAAAGATGTATTGTTCCACTTCAAACGTCCTGGTATTGAGACCGGTTACGTTGAACCTCTGCTGGCCGAGAACCACGCGAAGCTGAGACTTCAGTGGGCTGCAAGAAGAAATCTTGATAAATCCTGGATGTCTGTCTAACACTGTTCACAAGAGCCAATTTATATCCAACAACTGGTGGCTGGATTTCTGTAAATCATCTATTGACATTTCATCCTGTTATGCCCCAACATCggttttactattttatttcacattgcATAAGATACTTTGAAATGCCACAGGTACATTGTCAATGAAACCGATCTATTACACTTAATATTGTACAACATGATCTTTTGTCAAAACACGAGAAAGATTAACGTTcccatgtgggttttttttgttttttttttttacatgggcTCGAAATGTTTATCTTTCAGGGACTTTGTGGCAAAAAATGATATGGTTCAccttcaacaaaaataaaacatcaactGTTGGTGGACTCACTTGCGGAAGAAGCAGTGCGCCGCAGAGATGACCCAACACGAGGATATCAGTGTACCAGCACAGAAGTCAGATTTTCCAATGTAAATCGCTGCCATCCAGGGGTGAGTACCCGGCAACGATGAAGTTCCACCCAATATCCGCCCCCTTGCTATCGACAACctctttttgtgcttttttccacacacaggCTTCTTGGTAGCGTTAGGCTTTTTAAAGGGGATAATCCTTCGAGAAGAAGCTGCATCATGGAACAAGAactttaatatacagtacacacatacatacacgtaCATCCTACCAAAAACTACAACAAAGCAAGCAAACGTCACTAAAATTAGCAAGAATACTATAATTTGCTTGCACTCTTCCTACAGAAAATACCTCTTCTGAATATTTTTGATGCTGGCTGATTCCCCCCTGCAAGAAGCAAACAAGCTGTTCTGTTACAGAGATACTTCAAGCTGCACATAAAATATTGAGAAGGGCAAAGCAGAGGGAACAAGATTCTGTTCATAAACCTTACATCCTGACAAACCCCACCTCATAAACATTTGGCTTCACCTAACATGACGCATTGATTTACAGTGATTCATGCTTTGTCCTCTCATCTAGCCCACATTTTAAGAAAAGCTCTGTCAAGTCAGCTGAATTCAGCTTTTCAGAGCAGCGTGACTCAGCAGAGATTAGCTCTATTCTTCTCactcttctctttttatttgagAGATGTTTTGAAAGTGTTACCGACTTATTTAATCAAGGACAGGGCAAGGCAAAGAGGACAAATTATGCAGCAAGCAGCCTTCATGaattatttcacttttcatattttaaaataatgacatgaaTATTCAAAGAAGGGAGAGCTTAAGATACCATCCTTAAATAAGTACATAAGGAAGCAGACCTTAAGCACATGAAGGCAAAAATCAAGCCGACCAAGTAAATggctaacaaacacacacatacacgcccTCTGTACTCACACACAGGCATCACACAGGAGGGGATGTCACAGTATTCCCAGGAGATGGCATCGTCAGCGAGTGTGTAGCACCACGGCATCTTGTCCCCATCTGGGTTTctgcgcatgcacacacaaagtgGAAGATCTCTGTACATCAGTTCACTTCAATAAAATTCAATGCAATGTTTACAGGAGCTCCATTGGTCAGAGTTAAGTTGAAATCTCAATCAATACATCAATAATTAAACAATTGTATTTAAGtgaagttaaattaaaatgggGTGAAAATTAAAGCTGTGAGTTAAAGTACAGGAAATGTGTATGTAAGCCATTCAGCGGCACTCATACGGTTTGCTGTTGGCATGCTCCATGTCACATCAACAACTTAAAGCAGTAAgaaatttattattttgtattttttttttattgttcatcATACACAGGCTGGATTCACTTTCATAGTTGCCAGTTGGCACCAAGTAGCTTTCATTTGAGGGCTCATGCTTATGTCAGTTAAGTGTTGGCTAAAGGGGCTTTATTAGCACTGGGGTAAAGCTGgatatttcagctttaaaaaaaaaaaggtaaaagaatCTAGTTTGGCAGATAAGACAATTAATTTAATGCTGGGATTATATGCATCCTTCAATtacatgatcacacacacacacacacacacacctgcagtaaGCATGCTCGCCAAGTCCCCTGAGGGGCGATGCAACCACCGTGCCAACATGGAGCTCATCATGAAGCAGGTCCGAGTTCCACGACAGACACCGGGTGCCAGACACCGTGGTGTTCCCCAGTCCTCTGTAACCCTTCCCCCTGCCGTTATAGCACTCTGCCTCTGGCTCtgcatgcgcacacaaacacacagagtaatGTCATGACAGATCTTTTATAATCACATTGGAATCAGTCAGAACAAATCCCAAAGAAACCGACTTCACTGTGTGCATTAACAGATTATGAGTTTAGCAGCCTGCTCGTGTCTTCACCTGATGTGGttaataaaagtattttctCACCCACGTGCAAGAACACACATGTATTGTACGAACAATGAGAGAATCAATGTTATTCCACTACCTCATAAATACACATTAGATCCACACTGATGACGCAGACTGCGCAGCTATTGGAAAATTGGAATCATGTTTCAATTGTTTTTCAGCCTTATAAGCCGTGTTTATACCAAGTGGCAACCGGTCATGACgtcacaaataaaaatctgaactcccattttgaatcATAATCTTGATTTTACTCACCAACACTACAGTCTGAGCCGCCAAAGCCATGCCTGCAGTTACACACCTCCTTGTTGGTGGATGTGATTAGTCGACACACTCCATCATTGAAACAAGGGTTTTTACgacacactgcacacattaAAAAGCACGGTAAGACACCTATAAACATGATtttcccaaaaagaaaaaaaaaatcacttaatgTATGATTTAGTTGgagtaaaataattatacttcaTATACTCAACCATGCATTTGGatgtcaaaaaaaatcacaattttagTGAAAAGATAAATATGCAACAGCTTAAGAACTACATATTTCCTCCACAAGAATAAAGTTAAAAGATGAATTTGATGATTGTGTGTCATGACAGACAAATTCATCTTTACAGCATTCCAACTCTAAAATTACAGATTACACATCAGTGTTGTTTCTACCACTTTTTGCGCTCCTCTCAAAAGTGACCAAAAAAATAACTGAGGGTTTAAGTAAAAAGAAATCTCACAATTCCTGTGCACTTCAACATATGCACTGCACAATCTACATTTTTGTTCCAAATGTCTCCCTAAAATGTGTACATCTGCATTGGATCCATTGAAGACCAAGGGCCTCTGAAGTGTTTTGGGAAGTGAATGCattgcatttaaaaatgtttagtttaaaaCTGACGGGTAGATTTAAACagtgcaaaacaaaatgttggaCAGGAAGTCAACATATATTCAGGGGCATTTGGctataaaaagtatttttccaTGACCACTATAAGTTTAgtccatgacaaaaaaaacagttttggcTCAGGGAGCATGGAATCACCTCAGTGCTTTGCCAGTGAATCTTTAAAAGATGAAAGCACCTTACAGACCCATTGGGCGTGTTCTTGAACACCGTTCCTGAGTCAGAGTGAGTCATATaatctgcttttctttcatGGCATGGCATTCCTCTAGAAACTATGATCAAAGAAAGTGAAGGACCCATCATTCATATATTCTCAGGACAGGAGACATTTTGCCAGACTGGGGAGGAGACATGGTACCATTTTAGATAAGTTTCTTTCAGTTGTGCTTTCCACcttgtttcatttttggaaACAGCTCATACATGATGTGTAAAATACAGAAAAGCTTGTTGTTCTTAGCTGAACGGCTTGTCAAAGtgcatcacaaaaacaaaagcaggccAGAGAGCAGCAACAGACAGTTGGAGCCAATGAACAAAAGCTGGCGTCTTACTTGTGTATCGGACTCTTTCACACTTGATTTCCCCTGCCACACATGTGCACTGTTCCACATTGCGGAGATGAATTCGTCCCCAAGATTCTCCAATGTCATAATAGCGCAGGTGTGCGGTTTCATAGCACCTCTCTGACGGGCCGACACAAAACATAAAAGGTAATAGAATGAAATGTGAGAGGAGATTGAAGAGCTCAGTGGAGCGCACAGAGCAAACACTCTGATGGCTGAGTTTTGCCAGGCACATTCAGAGTGGATGTGGatactgtgttttcatgtcagcaatttgaatcatttcaaaTGCAAGGTAAAATGCATATGACTCATAactgattttttcttttcccatttTACTTTGCTTTCCCTGAACTAAAAAGGTGAAATTTGTTTAGCCAGAGGCATACAGTGTGAAATAGATTATCTTCCTCTAtgaccatgaaaacacactttcagaATCATACAAACATTTCAGGTATTTTAAGCATCTCATAAAATTagcaaatattttaaatttcaaaacaGCAAAGATTTCACAGTTCAGTTGAATTAATGGCAATAAGTGAAACAGATGATCACACTCTAGTTCTTGATGAATATCATAATGTGGTAATGATGTGGCCTACTAAGTGGCCTTTGTGTTGAAGCTATTTTGCCAAACTGCTACCCCTGTCATGTCCtaagaaagtaaagtaaataaaaaataaggtgAAACTTATTAGTTCCTTTCCTAATGCTGTTAACAATCTTAATGTTACAGTGCTAACACTACAAAAAGACAATGAACCTACTTTGATCACACAGTCTTCCAGAGAAGCCATCAGGACACGAGCACTCAAATGTGCGCATGTGTGGAATCAACTTGCAGACACCTCCATTCTGACACGGATTCACTTGACAAGGGTCTGTAATTCTGCGAGGTGTGTGGTCAGAAACTGAAATACGCGAGAAAAGGAAACAATTAGAGGAAATTCTCGTGATAATTACTACGCGTGTTCAGTGAACTGACCATTTGGTTGACTTTTCTCTGGTGCACAGTAGCCCCACTTTCGGTCCCGATCAAAATTATGAGTGAGAGAGCACCTGTGAGAAGCAGACATGATGAAACAGCGACAAGTCAACTGGATTACAAAGTGGATAAGTCAGTCTTCCATTTCTCAATTTAAGATCTCTGCCTGGTCTAGGTCATTTTGGCCAACTCTAAAGAATTGATACAGGACAGAaaccattttttaaatgaacttttctGAAGATCCAACATAAACAGACACCCATAACTGATAGAAATGCTGAACATTTAATAGCCAGTGTGTAGAAAAGAAGCTCCATATAttaatcattcactcatttaatTAAAGCAAAGTACCATCAGCTTACTTCTGTGCTGCTTACTGCACATAATGGCAAACCCACCTCATCACTACACTCATGAGCAAGTCACAGAAACGTGAGGGGTCCGATtgcagtgatgtgtttttaatgtgtgggTGGATCAGAGATGTTGCACCTTGTACAGTGCAATTGCATACATGTTGCTCCACCTTTCTGGCACCCACCCTTCCTGTCTCATATCTAAAGAATGACGGACACAAAGCCCTACAATAACAGTCGTCGTTTTGAGTTTACAAAGTAAAAGGAATAGAAACAGATTTTACTTCTGTGTTACGCTCTGAAGATGTCACTGTACATGCAATTTAACCTGTACTCAGTCAAGTCAAAGAGCAAGTTTCTGCTTTTCACCTTTAAAAGCAAATTTAGCTGTAACAGTGACACAACACCCACAAACGTGTCAAAAAATGAGCAAATCATTAAAGCCAATTTACTCATTACCTCATTAAGGAATGTTTCCTGACGACACTTGCACAAATCCTTTATTACAGCAACATGTAATCAGGTATGACTAGACACCGCTATTACACACTGCATTAGTGTCACTCAGCTACTACTACACTGTGTGATGGAAAATAACAGTTTCGGTTCATTCACGCTCACACATCCATGAGGAACAGTCACACCAAGGCCTGTGACGTAATACctgcactgtgtgtgagagtggcgTGGAGAAGTTTgtggtttgagtgtgtgtgtctgaacaaaacaagatatgACGAGGCAGCACTTAAAAGTGATGAGttgcctttgtgtgtttgatccAAGTGTGTGTAGCAACGCTGTGTGATTACACACACTAGATTGTTTGTGTAATCAAAACAGTTGATCCGGATAGGCTGAGGGGAGGAAAAGGACTCACCATGGTTGTGACGACAGGACCGTGATGCAGTGATGGTGAAGCCTGCCACCCTGACGAAATGGGAATTTACATTCTTTGTCTGTTGTCGTCAGAACTGGCaacagaggaaggaaaaaaggaaaaagaattGTTAGTCATTTTCACTGATGCGcaaaagacaaatgtaaaaaaactgaCTTCTACAGCTGTGCAACATGTAG
The nucleotide sequence above comes from Solea senegalensis isolate Sse05_10M linkage group LG3, IFAPA_SoseM_1, whole genome shotgun sequence. Encoded proteins:
- the LOC122766118 gene encoding hepatocyte growth factor activator; translation: MLGPGYEGATDTHRESRKVLTTTDKECKFPFRQGGRLHHHCITVLSSQPWCSLTHNFDRDRKWGYCAPEKSQPNVSDHTPRRITDPCQVNPCQNGGVCKLIPHMRTFECSCPDGFSGRLCDQKRCYETAHLRYYDIGESWGRIHLRNVEQCTCVAGEIKCERVRYTMCRKNPCFNDGVCRLITSTNKEVCNCRHGFGGSDCSVEPEAECYNGRGKGYRGLGNTTVSGTRCLSWNSDLLHDELHVGTVVASPLRGLGEHAYCRNPDGDKMPWCYTLADDAISWEYCDIPSCVMPVSSSRRIIPFKKPNATKKPVCGKKHKKRLSIARGRILGGTSSLPGTHPWMAAIYIGKSDFCAGTLISSCWVISAAHCFFRNPLKSQLRVVLGQQRFNVTGLNTRTFEVEQYIFPKEFSVFNPTLHDIVLIKLKKQEGRCVRRTPFIQPICLPDKSTTFPDHYCCTISGWGHMYEKAKGYSSLQEAGVRLTPHEVCRKPEVYGNHVSADMICAGLGGCVDACQGDSGGPLSCARDDVSFLYGIISWGEGCGRSEKPGVYTKVVNYIDWINSVIRRKPRTS